The region GTTCATCCAGTCGGCCTGCGTCGGCGGGTCGTACGGCAGCTCGTTCTGGTACAGGATCGTGGTGCCGTGCTCGCCGTTCCAGACCGTGTTGTAGCGCTGGAAGTGCTCGACGAACAGGCCGGTCGCGGTCACATGGTCGCCGTTGATGACGGCGCCGTAGCGACCGGTGTTGGTGCGCCAGCGGTCGGTGTCGCCGTTGACGCCCTCGGTGAAGCCCTCGACGCCGTGGTCACCACGCCAGACCCAGGTGTGGTCGATGAGCACGTTGTCGCTGTTGACCTCCAGCGCCGTGTCCGTCCGGCCGATGTGCGGGCCACCGACGCGGAAGTACACGTCGGACAGGGTGGTCGGGTTGTGCGGGCTGCTGGCGTTGTGCCCGTGCTGCCGGCCCACCCGCAGCAGGACCGGCGACTCGACCGTGCCGGCGTCGATGGTGACACCGGCGACGACCACGCCGGGGACACCGGCGACGTCCAGCGGGACGGCGCCGTTCACCGCGGTGAGGGTGGCGTGCCCGATGCCGAGCACGACGGTGTTGGCGCGGCGGATCTCGATGCTGCGCGCTACGTCGTACACCCCGGGGGTGAGCAGCAGGTGCTTGCCGCGGGCGAGCTGGGCGTTGATGACGCGTACCGGGTCGGAGGGTTTCGCGACGAAGAAGTCGCCGATCGGGATGGTCCGGCCCGGCGTGAGGCCGTCGGCCCAGGAGACACCCCGGCTGTTGCGCTGCGCGGCGGGCACCCGCACCTGGTAACGACCCTTGTCGTCGACGAAGAGGTACGGCTTCTCCCGGCTCAGCGGGGTGGTCTCCAGGGTGGTGTACGGCGGGTCGGGGAACGTGGCGTCGTCGGGCGCGCCCTCGACCCCCGCGAAGACCTGGTTCCACACCGCGTTGGACCAGCTCGCGACCTCACTATTGCGGGTCAGCCACTGCTGTTGTGATCCGTTGGTGGTGGCCGGCAGCCGGGAGTCGGCGATGAAACCGCCGCTGGCGTACTGCGGGCCGGCGGTGCAGTAGTCCATCAGCGACAGACCGCCGCCGGCGATGTTCAGTCGGCGCATCGACACCGCCTGCGACACCGCCCAGAAGTTCGCCGACGACCGGCAGTCGTCCTGGCCGGCGGCGTTGACGGTCAGCGACAGGTTGGACAGGGTGCGCCAGAAGTTGACCAACGCCAGGCAGTTGCCGGTGCCGCCGTCGGCCAGGCAGCGGTTGTAGACCTCCAGTTTGCCGTTGATCGCGACGTCGGTGGGCGAGGCGCCCAGGCCGGAGACCTCGGTGTAGTAGCCGACCTTGGCTTGCAACGGCTGCTCGACCGTGCCGTACGCGCCCGGCTTGAACAGGTAGGCGTGCCTCTCGGTGCCCATCTCGTTGTCGACCTGCCGGGCGTGCGCGGCGTCGAGGGTCTGCTGGATCTCACCGACCGGCATGGACGGGTCGAAGATCGTCACGTTCGGGCCGAAGTCGGGTGCGCCGAAGGTAGGGCGGCCGGCGCTGGCCGCCGTGCCGCTCACGGTGACGGCCATGGCCACCGTCAGGGCGAGGGTGAGGGTACGACGGGACGGGGTTGACATGCGGTTCGTCCTCTCCGCTGGCCGGAGCGGACTCCGGCGCAGTCTAGGGCGGTGAGAGCGCTCTCTCGCCCCTGTTTCTACCCGCCGAACCGGCCCCACGCCATTCCCGGGATCGGCGAACTTCGGTCGATCGGTGAGAATGGAGCGCAGAACGGGGGCGCTCACGGTGCGCTTCCGGTCGTTTGACCGGCGGTACGATGACCGCCGTGCAGTTCGGGGTGCTCGGGCCGCTCGCCGTGACCACGGACGCCGGCGAGCCGGTGGTGGTGCCCGGCACGAAGGTCCGCGCGTTGCTGGCCGACCTGCTGACCAACCGCCACCAGGTCGTCTCGGCGGACCGCCTCATCGACGACCTGTGGGGCGAGGACTTCCCCGCCAACCCGGCCGGCGCCCTCCAGGTACGGGTGTCCCAGTTACGCAAGGCGCTCAACGACGCCGAGCCGGGCGCCCGGGACCTGGTGGAGTCCCGGGCGCCCGGCTATCTGCTGCGGGCCGACGCCGTCGACGCCGACCGGTTCGCCGAACTGGCGGGCAGCACCGACGTCGACCGGCTCAGCGAAGCCCTGGCGCTGTGGCGCGGCGAGGCGTACGCCGACGTGGCCGACGCGGAGTTCGTCCGCGCCGAGGCGACCCGCCTGACCGAGCAGCGGCTCGCCGTCCACGAGCGGTTGGCCGAGGCCCGGCTGGCCCGGGGCGAACACGACCTGGTCGCCGCCGACCTGGCCGAGCTGGTCACCCGCCATCCGCTGCGCGAAGGGCTGCGGGCCGTGCAGTTGCGCGCGCTGTACGCGGCGGGCCGCCAGTCCGAGGCGTTGGACAGCTACGCCGACCTGCGCGACCGGCTCGCCGAGGAGTTGGGCCTCGACCCGGGGCCGGAGCTGGTCGCGCTGCACCGACGGATCCTCGAACAGGACGCCAGCCTGAGCGCCCCACCGAGGGCGGCGGTCGTCCGCACCAGCCTCCCCGCCCCGCTCGACGAGCTGGTCGGGCGCGCCGAGGCGTTGGCCGAGTTGGGCGCGCTGTTGCCGCGGCAGCGGCTGGTCACGCTGGTCGGGCCGGGTGGCGTC is a window of Micromonospora sp. WMMD961 DNA encoding:
- a CDS encoding adenylyl cyclase — encoded protein: MSTPSRRTLTLALTVAMAVTVSGTAASAGRPTFGAPDFGPNVTIFDPSMPVGEIQQTLDAAHARQVDNEMGTERHAYLFKPGAYGTVEQPLQAKVGYYTEVSGLGASPTDVAINGKLEVYNRCLADGGTGNCLALVNFWRTLSNLSLTVNAAGQDDCRSSANFWAVSQAVSMRRLNIAGGGLSLMDYCTAGPQYASGGFIADSRLPATTNGSQQQWLTRNSEVASWSNAVWNQVFAGVEGAPDDATFPDPPYTTLETTPLSREKPYLFVDDKGRYQVRVPAAQRNSRGVSWADGLTPGRTIPIGDFFVAKPSDPVRVINAQLARGKHLLLTPGVYDVARSIEIRRANTVVLGIGHATLTAVNGAVPLDVAGVPGVVVAGVTIDAGTVESPVLLRVGRQHGHNASSPHNPTTLSDVYFRVGGPHIGRTDTALEVNSDNVLIDHTWVWRGDHGVEGFTEGVNGDTDRWRTNTGRYGAVINGDHVTATGLFVEHFQRYNTVWNGEHGTTILYQNELPYDPPTQADWMNGTVEGWAGYKVGDRVRHHTLHGGGVYVFNQNNPSIHTENGFEVPNRPGVTLHHIMTVNLSAGTIDHVVNGVGDAADMTKVGAPVYLTQYPTP